Proteins encoded in a region of the Mycolicibacterium duvalii genome:
- a CDS encoding sigma-70 family RNA polymerase sigma factor has product MKVIDTDDSREELKARFAAEVLPLTDVLLRGARRLTRNEADAEDLVQDTLVRAYAGFRHFRLGTNVQAWLFRIQYNQWINAYRWKERRPAEVLSDRITDRELAGFGAHSSTGPRSAEAELFASMPDDDVRDAMAELSEGFRTALYYVDIEGYTYAQTATLMGIPIGTAMSRVSRARSQLRRTLADSACARGGFVAVAEYAA; this is encoded by the coding sequence ATGAAGGTCATCGACACCGACGATTCCAGAGAAGAACTCAAGGCCCGGTTCGCCGCCGAGGTCCTGCCGCTGACCGACGTGCTGCTCCGCGGTGCACGCCGGCTCACCCGCAACGAGGCCGACGCCGAAGACCTGGTGCAGGACACCCTGGTCCGCGCTTACGCCGGCTTCCGACACTTCCGGCTGGGCACCAACGTCCAGGCTTGGCTGTTCCGGATCCAGTACAACCAGTGGATCAACGCCTACCGGTGGAAAGAGCGCCGGCCGGCCGAGGTGCTGTCCGACAGGATCACCGACCGCGAGCTGGCCGGCTTCGGTGCGCACTCCTCGACCGGACCGCGCTCGGCCGAGGCCGAGCTGTTCGCTTCGATGCCCGACGACGACGTGCGCGACGCGATGGCGGAGCTCTCGGAAGGCTTCCGAACGGCGCTGTACTACGTCGACATCGAGGGCTACACCTACGCGCAGACTGCGACGTTGATGGGAATCCCGATCGGCACCGCGATGTCCCGGGTGTCGCGGGCACGCAGCCAGTTGCGCCGGACGCTGGCCGACAGCGCCTGCGCACGCGGCGGTTTCGTG